In a genomic window of Stakelama saccharophila:
- a CDS encoding glycerophosphodiester phosphodiesterase — protein MNRRIANWRRRGPAVAFAALAAIFATSRSRAERSEPLSAKPLSPPIVIAHRGASGERPEHTLASYERAIEQGADFIEPDLVLTKDDVFVARHENNIADTTDVAEHPEFADRRTTRTVDGEQVTGWFTEDFTLAELKTLRAKERLPLLRPDNTEYDGRYEIPTLDEVIALAKRASAETGRTIGIYPETKHPGYFASIGQPMERRLVATLKAAGWDSAEAPVFIQSFEVANLKRLHAMTDVRLIQLLNDKGGPADDSGLSYAGMTTPAGLKQIATYAWGIGPNKDMIAVGDRPATLLVRDAHAVGLRVHPWTFRAENYFLPRSSRTGLDPRRHGRMDALIRRQLALGIDGFFTDFPVIGVAVRDMASNLVVAPGREL, from the coding sequence ATGAATCGACGCATCGCAAACTGGCGGCGCCGGGGTCCGGCGGTCGCGTTCGCGGCGCTTGCGGCGATATTCGCGACCTCGCGTTCGCGCGCCGAACGGTCCGAACCGCTTTCCGCCAAGCCGCTGTCGCCGCCGATCGTCATCGCCCATCGCGGCGCCAGCGGCGAGCGGCCCGAACATACGCTGGCATCCTATGAACGCGCCATCGAGCAGGGCGCCGATTTCATCGAGCCCGATCTCGTGCTGACGAAGGACGACGTCTTCGTCGCGCGGCACGAAAACAATATCGCCGACACCACCGATGTCGCCGAGCATCCCGAATTCGCCGATCGCAGGACGACCAGGACGGTCGACGGCGAGCAGGTGACCGGCTGGTTCACCGAGGATTTCACGCTGGCCGAACTGAAGACGCTGCGCGCGAAGGAGCGGCTGCCGCTGCTGCGGCCGGACAACACAGAATATGACGGCCGCTACGAAATCCCGACGCTCGACGAGGTGATCGCCCTCGCCAAGCGCGCTTCGGCGGAGACCGGCCGGACGATCGGCATCTATCCCGAAACCAAGCATCCCGGCTATTTTGCCTCGATCGGCCAGCCGATGGAACGGCGGCTGGTCGCGACGTTGAAGGCCGCCGGATGGGACAGCGCCGAAGCGCCGGTGTTCATTCAGTCGTTCGAGGTCGCGAATCTGAAGCGGCTGCACGCGATGACCGATGTTCGCCTGATCCAGCTTCTGAACGACAAGGGCGGTCCGGCCGACGACAGCGGCCTCAGCTATGCCGGGATGACGACACCGGCGGGATTGAAGCAGATCGCCACCTATGCCTGGGGGATCGGTCCGAACAAGGACATGATCGCCGTCGGCGACAGGCCGGCGACCCTGCTGGTGCGCGACGCGCACGCGGTGGGGCTTCGCGTTCACCCCTGGACTTTCCGCGCCGAGAACTATTTTCTCCCGCGCTCCAGCCGCACAGGGCTCGATCCGCGAAGGCACGGTCGGATGGACGCGTTGATCCGTCGGCAGCTCGCGCTTGGAATCGATGGCTTTTTCACCGACTTTCCTGTAATCGGCGTGGCCGTGCGCGACATGGCCTCGAACCTCGTCGTCGCACCGGGAAGGGAATTGTGA
- a CDS encoding 2Fe-2S iron-sulfur cluster-binding protein encodes MRFTINGQNYEADADIRTSLLDLLREHLHLTGSKKGCDHGQCGACTVLVNGRRINSCLTLAVMHEGDEITTIEGLGTPDDLHPLQAAFVRHDGFQCGYCTPGQICSAVGMFAEAEKGWPSHVSERLEGEVELTDAEISERMSGNLCRCSAYPNIVDAIREVAGEKA; translated from the coding sequence ATGCGTTTCACGATCAATGGTCAGAATTATGAAGCGGACGCCGACATCCGCACCTCGCTGCTCGACCTGCTGCGCGAGCATCTGCACCTGACGGGCTCCAAAAAAGGCTGCGACCATGGCCAGTGCGGTGCGTGCACGGTGCTGGTGAACGGCAGGCGGATCAATTCCTGCCTGACGCTCGCGGTGATGCACGAGGGCGACGAGATCACCACCATCGAGGGGCTCGGCACGCCCGACGACCTTCACCCGCTGCAGGCGGCGTTCGTCCGCCATGACGGTTTCCAGTGCGGCTATTGCACGCCGGGGCAGATCTGCTCGGCCGTCGGCATGTTTGCCGAGGCGGAGAAGGGCTGGCCCAGCCATGTCAGCGAGCGGCTGGAAGGCGAGGTCGAGTTGACCGATGCCGAGATTTCGGAGCGGATGAGCGGCAATCTGTGCCGCTGCTCGGCCTATCCCAACATCGTCGACGCCATTCGCGAAGTCGCCGGAGAAAAGGCATGA
- a CDS encoding FAD binding domain-containing protein yields the protein MKTFDYARADSPEAATRESGDKVRFIAGGTNLLDLMKLQVETPEKLVDISRLDLDAVEDTNEGGLRIGALVPNADLAAHPKVVQHYPVLSRALLAGASGQLRNKASTGGNLLQRTRCYYFYDTAVPCNKRDPGSGCPAKDGFNRIHAILGTSDACIATHPGDMPVAMRALDAVIVTLKPDGDKRRISIHDFYRLPGDTPHIETVLEPGELITHVELPAPPRGKQLYRKVRDRASYAFALVSVAGIVAVEDGKIAAAQLAFGGLGPMPWRDEAVEQALIGQAPGKEAFDAAADALLADAKGYGANDFKIPLARRTLIACLRDLTEDAQ from the coding sequence ATGAAGACGTTCGACTATGCCCGCGCCGACAGCCCCGAGGCCGCGACACGGGAAAGCGGCGACAAGGTCCGATTCATCGCCGGCGGCACCAACCTGCTCGATCTGATGAAGCTGCAGGTCGAAACGCCCGAAAAGCTGGTCGATATCAGCCGGCTCGACCTGGACGCGGTCGAAGATACGAACGAGGGCGGCCTGCGCATCGGTGCGCTCGTGCCCAATGCCGACCTCGCGGCGCACCCGAAGGTGGTGCAGCATTATCCCGTGCTGTCGCGCGCGCTGCTCGCCGGTGCTTCCGGACAGCTCCGCAACAAGGCGTCGACGGGCGGCAACCTGCTCCAGCGGACGCGCTGCTATTATTTCTACGACACCGCGGTTCCCTGCAACAAGCGCGACCCCGGAAGCGGCTGCCCGGCGAAGGACGGCTTCAACCGAATCCACGCGATCCTGGGCACCTCGGACGCGTGCATCGCGACGCATCCCGGCGACATGCCGGTGGCGATGCGTGCGCTGGATGCGGTGATCGTCACGCTCAAGCCCGACGGCGACAAGCGGCGCATTTCGATCCACGATTTCTACCGCCTGCCCGGCGACACGCCGCATATCGAGACGGTGCTGGAGCCGGGCGAACTCATCACCCATGTCGAGCTGCCCGCGCCGCCCAGGGGCAAGCAGCTCTATCGCAAGGTGCGCGACCGCGCCTCTTATGCCTTCGCGCTCGTCTCGGTCGCCGGCATTGTCGCGGTCGAGGACGGAAAGATCGCCGCTGCGCAGCTCGCCTTCGGTGGGCTCGGACCGATGCCGTGGCGCGACGAAGCCGTCGAACAGGCACTGATCGGCCAGGCGCCGGGCAAGGAGGCGTTCGACGCGGCGGCCGATGCGCTGCTCGCCGATGCCAAGGGGTACGGTGCCAACGATTTCAAGATCCCGCTCGCCCGCCGCACGCTGATCGCGTGCCTGCGCGATCTGACGGAGGATGCGCAATGA
- a CDS encoding xanthine dehydrogenase family protein molybdopterin-binding subunit, which produces MTDTNALTMDAPVENSVLDRGAQGVIGKALDRVDGPKKVAGKATYAAEYALDNLSYGYLVRAPFACGRITDIDADAARRLPGVLDVITDYACFIRNPAQGNDTEAPEQGVREVAYFGEPVAIVVAESYEAARDAGEAVRVSFEPGEGRFDFDGRLDEAEQPEDGVAPAHFDQGDLDKAMAEAPHRVDAVWTTPSQNSAAMEPHASTACWDEDGLTLYGAYQMPASDRQQLADALDLPVEQVRIISAYVGGGFGSKLGIAPESVAAALAAKKLGRPVKAVMTRQQVFDATVRRSNTHQRIRLGADAEGRLNAIGHETICSNLPREDFFEPAGIGTHFLYGGANRRITHDIVRMNRLLSGSMRAPGEAAGMLALECAMDELAEAIGLDPVELRKRNDPQADPEKNIPYSTRKFTQCLDEGAARFGWAERNRTPGDRRDGEWLIGHGMAACCRSNMLMPSEARVALTPQGVAVVETDMTDIGTGTYTILTQIAGEMLGLPADRVDVRLGDNRFPPGAGSGGSFGAGSSGSSVYLACQALRRNLAEAMDCDEKDLTLKDGEAVAHNRRVPIEQLIGHGLDAHGRIEPGEMEKKATQASYGAHFCEVAVNAVTGEVRVRRWLSTFAAGRILNEKTARSQCLGGIVFGIGAALTEELVHDARNGKVVNRDLAEYHVATNADVPQIEVAFLPERDPDANPLGSKGIGELGISGAGAAVVNAIYNATGKRVRDYPVTPDKLLDALPPV; this is translated from the coding sequence ATGACCGACACCAACGCGCTCACAATGGATGCGCCGGTCGAGAACAGCGTGCTCGACCGCGGCGCGCAGGGCGTCATCGGCAAGGCGCTCGACCGTGTCGACGGGCCGAAAAAGGTCGCCGGCAAGGCGACCTATGCCGCCGAATATGCGCTCGACAATCTCAGCTACGGCTATCTCGTCCGCGCGCCCTTCGCCTGCGGCCGGATCACCGATATCGATGCCGACGCCGCACGCCGCCTGCCCGGCGTGCTCGACGTCATCACCGATTATGCGTGTTTCATCCGCAATCCGGCGCAGGGCAACGACACCGAAGCGCCCGAACAGGGCGTGCGCGAGGTCGCCTATTTCGGCGAGCCGGTCGCGATCGTCGTCGCCGAAAGCTACGAGGCGGCGCGCGATGCGGGTGAGGCCGTGCGCGTGTCGTTCGAGCCGGGCGAGGGGCGGTTCGATTTCGACGGACGCCTGGACGAAGCGGAGCAGCCCGAGGACGGCGTCGCGCCCGCACATTTCGACCAGGGCGACCTGGACAAGGCGATGGCGGAGGCGCCGCACAGGGTCGATGCGGTATGGACCACACCCAGCCAGAACAGCGCGGCGATGGAGCCGCACGCCTCCACCGCCTGCTGGGACGAAGACGGGCTGACGCTCTACGGGGCGTATCAGATGCCGGCATCGGACCGGCAGCAGCTTGCCGATGCGCTCGACCTTCCCGTCGAGCAGGTGCGGATCATATCCGCCTATGTCGGCGGTGGCTTCGGGTCGAAGCTCGGCATCGCACCCGAATCGGTGGCGGCGGCGCTGGCGGCGAAGAAGCTCGGCCGGCCGGTCAAGGCGGTGATGACGCGCCAGCAGGTGTTCGACGCCACCGTGCGCCGCTCCAACACGCACCAGCGCATTCGCCTGGGCGCCGATGCCGAGGGGCGGCTGAACGCGATCGGGCACGAAACGATCTGCAGCAACCTGCCGCGCGAGGATTTCTTCGAGCCGGCTGGCATCGGCACGCATTTCCTTTATGGCGGCGCGAACCGGCGGATTACGCACGACATTGTCCGCATGAACCGGCTGCTGTCGGGATCGATGCGTGCGCCGGGCGAAGCGGCGGGGATGCTCGCCCTCGAATGCGCGATGGACGAGTTGGCGGAGGCGATCGGTCTCGATCCCGTAGAGTTGCGCAAACGCAATGATCCGCAGGCCGACCCGGAAAAGAATATCCCCTATTCGACGCGCAAGTTCACGCAGTGCCTGGACGAGGGCGCTGCGCGCTTCGGCTGGGCCGAGCGCAACCGGACGCCCGGCGACCGCCGCGATGGCGAGTGGTTGATCGGGCACGGCATGGCCGCGTGCTGCCGTTCCAACATGCTGATGCCGTCCGAGGCGCGCGTCGCGCTGACGCCGCAGGGGGTCGCGGTGGTCGAAACCGACATGACCGATATCGGCACCGGCACCTATACCATCCTCACCCAAATCGCCGGCGAGATGCTGGGCCTGCCCGCCGACCGGGTCGACGTGCGGCTGGGCGACAACCGCTTTCCGCCCGGCGCGGGCTCGGGCGGGTCGTTCGGCGCCGGATCGAGCGGATCGTCGGTCTATCTCGCCTGTCAGGCATTGCGGCGAAATCTCGCCGAGGCGATGGACTGCGACGAAAAGGATTTGACGCTGAAGGACGGCGAGGCGGTGGCGCACAACCGCCGCGTGCCGATCGAGCAGCTCATCGGCCACGGCCTCGACGCGCACGGCAGGATCGAGCCCGGCGAGATGGAAAAGAAGGCGACGCAGGCCTCCTACGGCGCGCATTTCTGCGAAGTCGCGGTAAATGCGGTGACCGGCGAGGTGCGCGTGCGCCGCTGGCTGTCGACCTTCGCGGCGGGGCGCATCCTCAACGAGAAAACGGCGCGTTCGCAATGCCTCGGCGGCATCGTCTTCGGGATCGGCGCGGCGCTGACCGAGGAACTGGTCCATGACGCGCGCAACGGCAAAGTGGTGAACCGCGACCTGGCCGAATATCATGTCGCGACCAATGCCGACGTGCCGCAGATCGAGGTGGCGTTCCTGCCCGAGCGCGATCCCGACGCCAATCCGCTGGGGTCGAAGGGGATTGGCGAACTCGGCATCTCCGGCGCGGGCGCGGCGGTGGTCAACGCGATCTACAATGCGACCGGCAAGCGGGTGCGCGATTATCCGGTAACGCCGGACAAGCTGCTCGATGCGCTGCCGCCGGTTTGA
- a CDS encoding xanthine dehydrogenase family protein molybdopterin-binding subunit: MADQEARPTRERLTVLDRAVQNVLGKGIDRTDGPAKVTGEARYAFEAPADDPLYGCIVTATVGTGTVEQIDTGAAEAVPGVVRVITDDPRFPADMVTSMQAPDAWRLGRDIRFFGQAIGVVVAESWEAACEGAAKVAVRYAPGEGRFDPDLAAPDEETPATAFVPPIAKGDFDAAWDAAAFRYDETFTTPIHFPAAMEPHATLALWRGDDLVIHSSLQSMAGSARAIASALGIDADRVRTFAPFVGGGFGGKTSVGGDAVYAAIAACETGRPVKVVQSRRQIAYGVHHRPATRQRVRIATDKDGHILALGHNSATVQRDGRNFVEPVHFGTIHLYAGDARSLTTSLSRASHPTSGAVRSPGEASGTMAIEVAMDEAAERLGLDPIEFRRRNEPRVSPSNGKPFGTRKLLQCYDEGARMFGWDQRNPKPAQMREGDWLIGMGMAAAVRGNFTVEARATVRLEPDGNATIATDMTDIGTGTYTILMQIVAEALGLPQERVTVEIGDSDLPASAGSGGSFGAGSSTSAAALACERIAQAIAAKMGAGRENLTLQDGHAIAENRRVPLSEILGGEPIEAEGHAKAGEHSQAHVSSSYGAHFAEVAVNAVTGEVRARRMLGVFDVGRVLNRKTARSQLLGGMIWGLGSMLHEDGVIDHRTGQFVNPDFAEYHVAAHADAPPIEVRFIEEIDDLANEAGAKGVGELGNSGSGAAVANAIYNATGVRVRDFPVTLDKLLEGLPAL, translated from the coding sequence ATGGCGGATCAGGAGGCGCGGCCGACGCGCGAGCGGCTGACGGTGCTCGACCGCGCGGTGCAGAACGTGCTCGGCAAGGGTATCGACCGCACCGACGGCCCGGCCAAGGTGACCGGCGAAGCGCGCTACGCCTTCGAGGCGCCGGCGGACGACCCCCTTTATGGCTGTATCGTCACCGCGACGGTCGGCACGGGCACGGTCGAGCAGATCGACACGGGCGCCGCCGAAGCCGTGCCCGGCGTGGTGCGGGTGATCACCGATGATCCGCGCTTTCCCGCCGACATGGTCACGTCGATGCAGGCGCCGGACGCATGGCGGCTCGGTCGGGACATCCGCTTCTTCGGCCAGGCGATCGGCGTGGTCGTCGCCGAAAGCTGGGAGGCGGCGTGCGAGGGGGCTGCGAAAGTGGCGGTCCGTTATGCACCAGGCGAAGGTCGTTTCGATCCCGATCTTGCGGCCCCGGACGAGGAAACCCCCGCTACCGCCTTCGTCCCCCCGATCGCCAAGGGCGACTTCGATGCGGCCTGGGACGCGGCCGCCTTCCGCTATGACGAGACCTTCACCACGCCGATCCATTTCCCCGCCGCGATGGAGCCGCATGCGACGCTCGCCCTCTGGCGCGGCGACGATCTGGTGATCCATTCGAGCCTGCAGTCGATGGCGGGTTCGGCGAGGGCGATCGCGTCGGCGCTCGGGATAGACGCGGATCGGGTGCGTACCTTCGCGCCCTTTGTCGGCGGCGGGTTCGGCGGCAAGACCTCGGTCGGCGGCGACGCCGTCTATGCCGCGATCGCCGCGTGCGAAACCGGGCGTCCGGTCAAGGTCGTCCAGTCGCGCCGCCAGATCGCGTACGGCGTCCACCACCGCCCCGCGACGCGCCAGCGCGTCCGCATCGCCACCGACAAGGACGGGCATATCCTCGCGCTCGGGCACAACAGCGCCACCGTGCAGCGCGACGGGCGCAACTTCGTCGAGCCGGTGCATTTCGGCACCATCCACCTCTATGCCGGCGATGCGCGGTCGCTGACGACCAGCCTGTCGCGCGCCAGTCATCCGACGTCGGGCGCGGTGCGTTCGCCGGGCGAGGCATCGGGGACGATGGCGATCGAAGTGGCGATGGACGAGGCGGCCGAGCGGCTCGGCCTCGATCCCATCGAATTCCGCCGGCGGAACGAGCCGCGGGTCAGCCCTTCCAACGGCAAGCCGTTCGGCACGCGCAAGCTGCTGCAATGCTATGACGAGGGCGCCAGAATGTTCGGCTGGGACCAGCGCAACCCGAAGCCGGCGCAGATGCGCGAGGGCGACTGGCTGATCGGTATGGGCATGGCGGCGGCCGTGCGCGGCAATTTCACGGTCGAGGCGCGCGCGACCGTACGGCTGGAGCCCGATGGCAACGCCACCATCGCAACCGACATGACCGATATCGGCACCGGCACCTATACGATCCTGATGCAGATCGTCGCCGAGGCGCTGGGCTTGCCGCAGGAGCGGGTCACGGTCGAGATCGGCGACAGCGACCTGCCGGCAAGCGCGGGCTCGGGCGGCTCGTTCGGCGCCGGCAGCTCGACCTCTGCCGCCGCGCTCGCCTGCGAACGCATCGCGCAGGCCATCGCCGCGAAGATGGGCGCGGGGCGCGAGAACCTGACGCTGCAGGACGGCCACGCCATCGCCGAGAACCGCCGCGTGCCGCTGAGCGAAATCCTCGGCGGCGAACCGATCGAGGCCGAGGGACATGCCAAAGCGGGCGAGCACAGCCAGGCGCACGTCTCCTCCTCCTACGGCGCGCACTTCGCCGAGGTTGCGGTGAATGCCGTGACCGGCGAGGTGCGCGCGCGCCGGATGCTCGGCGTGTTCGACGTCGGCCGGGTGCTGAACCGCAAGACGGCGCGCAGTCAGCTTCTGGGCGGAATGATCTGGGGGCTCGGCTCGATGCTCCACGAGGACGGCGTCATCGATCACCGCACGGGCCAGTTCGTCAATCCCGATTTCGCCGAATATCACGTCGCCGCGCACGCCGACGCGCCGCCGATCGAGGTGCGCTTCATCGAGGAAATCGACGATCTCGCCAATGAGGCGGGGGCGAAGGGGGTGGGCGAACTCGGCAATTCGGGTTCGGGCGCGGCTGTGGCGAACGCGATCTACAATGCGACCGGCGTGCGGGTGCGCGACTTTCCCGTGACGCTCGACAAGCTGCTGGAAGGATTGCCGGCGCTATGA
- a CDS encoding XdhC family protein, translating to MADNDSVLAAARAWQGAPMALATVVSTWGSAPRPRGSHMLVHQDGRFEGSVSGGCVETDILATAAEVTAGAPFQLKEYGVADAAAWEVGLPCGGQISVMIQPVSAEGFDPELFDRIREAREAGRSLDVVTDLDSGQSSLRPIEGAAFVNRYDPPRRLLIIGAVQIAQALAGLARELGIATTVIDPRGRFLTEERFPGVTLDDRWPDEAVAAYDPGPAAAVVTLSHDTKIDDPALIEALKRPTGYVAALGSRKSHAARRERLAEAGFAEADLDRIDGPAGIAIGAIGPAEIALSIAAGMVKAFHDRG from the coding sequence ATGGCCGATAACGATTCCGTCCTCGCTGCCGCAAGGGCGTGGCAAGGCGCGCCGATGGCGCTGGCCACCGTCGTGTCCACTTGGGGGTCGGCGCCGCGGCCGCGCGGCAGCCACATGCTCGTCCATCAGGATGGACGGTTCGAGGGGTCGGTGTCGGGCGGGTGCGTGGAGACCGACATCCTCGCAACCGCGGCCGAGGTGACCGCCGGCGCACCGTTCCAGCTCAAGGAATATGGCGTCGCCGACGCCGCCGCCTGGGAGGTGGGATTGCCGTGCGGCGGACAGATCTCGGTGATGATCCAGCCAGTCTCGGCGGAAGGGTTCGACCCCGAGTTGTTCGACCGCATCCGCGAGGCGCGCGAGGCGGGCCGGTCGCTCGACGTCGTCACCGATCTCGACAGCGGGCAGTCGAGCCTGCGCCCGATCGAGGGCGCCGCCTTCGTCAACCGCTACGATCCGCCGCGCCGGCTGCTCATCATCGGTGCGGTGCAGATCGCGCAGGCGCTTGCCGGGCTGGCGCGCGAACTCGGCATCGCCACCACCGTCATCGACCCGCGCGGGCGTTTCCTCACCGAGGAGCGCTTTCCCGGCGTCACGCTGGACGATCGCTGGCCCGATGAGGCGGTGGCGGCCTATGATCCCGGCCCGGCAGCGGCGGTCGTGACGCTCAGCCACGATACCAAGATCGACGATCCCGCGCTGATCGAGGCGCTGAAGCGGCCGACGGGCTATGTCGCCGCGCTCGGGTCGCGCAAGAGCCACGCCGCGCGACGCGAGCGGCTGGCCGAAGCGGGCTTCGCCGAAGCCGATCTCGACCGCATCGACGGCCCCGCCGGCATCGCCATCGGCGCGATCGGCCCGGCCGAAATTGCGCTGTCGATCGCCGCCGGCATGGTCAAGGCCTTCCATGATCGCGGCTGA
- a CDS encoding nucleotidyltransferase family protein, translating to MIAAEDTALVLLAAGRSERFGDTDKLTIDYLGRPLGLHVVTALEAIPFAARIGVVSDTALDLATCGYQVVLNERPETGMARSLRLGVERAMETDATAVLIALADMPRVTATHVWRLLDYARGPDTVIASSDGTIPRPPALFGRDHFGALLSQTGDQGARDLIRAGHHVVTSPRELIDIDTPEDFARLKDA from the coding sequence ATGATCGCGGCTGAGGATACCGCGCTCGTCCTGCTCGCGGCCGGGCGGTCGGAGCGGTTCGGCGATACCGACAAGCTGACCATCGACTATCTCGGTCGTCCGCTCGGCCTGCATGTCGTCACCGCGTTGGAAGCGATTCCGTTCGCGGCGCGGATCGGCGTGGTGTCGGACACGGCGCTCGACCTTGCCACCTGCGGCTATCAGGTCGTCCTGAACGAGCGGCCGGAGACCGGCATGGCGCGTTCGCTGCGCCTCGGGGTCGAGCGGGCGATGGAGACCGACGCGACAGCGGTGCTGATCGCGCTCGCCGACATGCCGCGGGTCACGGCGACGCATGTCTGGCGGCTGCTCGATTATGCCAGGGGACCCGACACCGTGATCGCATCGAGTGACGGCACCATCCCCCGCCCGCCCGCGCTGTTCGGCCGCGACCATTTCGGCGCGCTGCTGTCGCAGACGGGCGACCAGGGCGCGCGCGATCTGATCCGCGCGGGCCATCATGTCGTGACCTCCCCGCGCGAACTGATCGACATCGACACGCCGGAGGATTTCGCGCGGCTGAAGGATGCATAG
- a CDS encoding DMT family transporter encodes MHSALAGVLLGLASAVTLAFANLAVKMGSDILVSRSILSMSAAALLLPFAFVVPAPDAATFHVLAFAIPAHFLYQCCLIQALGRGELSLVFPVMRGGSPLVTAIVAGLVLGEALSTLEWVGLGIAAIAVVIFALPPGGAGLRAHPDRAALGWALATAGGIALYNTTDAWGVRTAPAPVTYIVWLFLFDWICVTIAAVTLRRRALAATIAAKWRYGAAAGALSILSFGAALFAFSFVETAKVSALRETSVVWAAVMGALWLREGFGARRMVAALALAAGLVLLQFGG; translated from the coding sequence ATGCATAGCGCGCTTGCGGGCGTCCTGCTCGGCCTTGCCTCGGCGGTAACGCTCGCCTTCGCCAATCTGGCGGTGAAGATGGGGAGCGACATCCTCGTCAGCCGGTCGATCCTGTCGATGAGCGCGGCGGCGCTGCTGCTGCCCTTCGCCTTTGTCGTGCCCGCGCCCGACGCGGCGACCTTCCATGTCCTGGCCTTCGCGATCCCGGCGCATTTCCTCTATCAATGCTGTCTGATCCAGGCGCTCGGCCGCGGCGAGTTGTCGCTCGTCTTTCCGGTCATGCGCGGCGGTTCGCCGCTCGTCACCGCCATCGTCGCGGGACTGGTGCTGGGCGAGGCGCTCAGCACGCTCGAATGGGTCGGGCTCGGCATCGCGGCCATCGCGGTGGTGATCTTCGCCCTGCCGCCCGGTGGGGCCGGCCTGCGCGCCCATCCGGACAGGGCGGCGCTCGGCTGGGCGCTGGCGACGGCGGGCGGGATCGCGCTCTACAACACGACCGATGCCTGGGGCGTGCGCACTGCGCCGGCGCCCGTAACCTATATCGTCTGGCTGTTCCTGTTCGACTGGATCTGCGTGACGATCGCCGCCGTCACGCTGCGCCGCCGCGCGCTCGCCGCGACGATCGCCGCGAAATGGCGCTACGGCGCGGCGGCGGGGGCGCTGTCGATCCTGTCCTTCGGCGCGGCGCTCTTCGCCTTTTCTTTCGTCGAGACGGCGAAGGTTTCGGCGCTGCGTGAGACATCGGTGGTGTGGGCGGCGGTGATGGGCGCGCTATGGCTGCGCGAAGGCTTCGGCGCGCGCCGAATGGTCGCTGCGCTCGCGCTGGCGGCGGGGCTGGTGCTGCTGCAGTTCGGCGGGTGA
- a CDS encoding ABC transporter permease gives MFGTTLVLAFREIRRHLMRSFLTTLGIIIGVAAVITMVTLGNGVSAQVKQQISSLGSNVLMVFPVRGDRAYSRPFHEDDVRAIGQQIAGVEQAAGEVETSATAIHNGQNWSTTVNGANNDFMQARNMEVDTGRRFTEREQAAGESVCIIGPKVLDNIFPAEADPLGERLRLNDVSCTVVGTLKSRGLGGGGGRDEDNVVIMPLKTVQRRFTGSRDIQFMVISYDDRYDSKVIQSSLIDLLRERRRLQGSAENDFNIIDTAEIAATAAQSTAFITAFLAAVGAISLIVGGVGIMNIMLVSVTERTREIGIRLAIGALAREVRMQFLTEAVVLCCLGGVVGVLLALGLSIIITGAMGVPFTFDPVINIIAFGVSALIGVIFGYFPAQRAAALDPIEALRHE, from the coding sequence ATGTTCGGAACCACGCTCGTCCTCGCCTTTCGAGAGATTCGGCGGCACCTGATGCGCTCGTTCCTGACGACGCTGGGCATCATCATCGGCGTCGCCGCCGTCATCACCATGGTGACGCTCGGCAACGGCGTGTCGGCCCAGGTCAAACAGCAGATCTCCTCGCTGGGAAGCAATGTCCTGATGGTGTTTCCCGTGCGCGGCGACCGCGCCTACAGCCGGCCCTTTCACGAAGACGACGTGCGCGCGATCGGGCAACAGATCGCCGGCGTCGAACAAGCAGCCGGCGAGGTGGAAACGAGCGCCACGGCGATCCACAACGGGCAGAACTGGTCGACCACCGTCAACGGCGCCAACAACGATTTCATGCAGGCGCGCAACATGGAGGTCGACACCGGCCGGCGCTTCACCGAACGCGAGCAGGCGGCGGGCGAAAGCGTCTGCATCATCGGCCCCAAGGTCCTCGACAACATCTTTCCCGCCGAGGCCGATCCGCTGGGCGAGCGGCTGCGTCTGAACGACGTTTCCTGCACCGTGGTCGGCACCCTGAAGTCGCGCGGGCTGGGCGGTGGCGGCGGCCGCGACGAGGATAACGTCGTCATCATGCCGCTGAAGACGGTGCAGCGCCGCTTCACCGGGTCGCGCGACATCCAGTTCATGGTGATTTCCTATGACGACCGCTATGACAGCAAGGTGATCCAAAGCTCGCTGATCGACCTGCTGCGCGAGCGGCGCCGGCTGCAGGGGTCGGCGGAAAACGACTTCAACATCATCGACACCGCCGAGATCGCGGCGACGGCGGCGCAGTCGACGGCGTTCATCACCGCGTTCCTGGCCGCCGTCGGCGCCATCTCGCTGATCGTCGGCGGCGTCGGCATTATGAACATCATGCTGGTGTCGGTGACCGAACGCACGCGCGAGATCGGCATCCGCCTCGCCATCGGCGCATTGGCGCGCGAGGTGCGGATGCAGTTCCTGACCGAAGCGGTGGTGCTGTGCTGTCTGGGCGGCGTTGTCGGCGTCCTGCTGGCCCTGGGGCTTTCCATCATCATCACCGGGGCGATGGGCGTGCCGTTCACCTTCGATCCCGTTATCAACATCATCGCGTTCGGCGTATCGGCCCTGATCGGCGTGATCTTCGGCTATTTCCCCGCCCAGCGCGCGGCCGCGCTCGACCCGATCGAGGCGCTGCGGCACGAATAG